The Synechococcus sp. WH 8101 sequence CACCTGGGTGACGCAAGATCGGGAACGGGACCGGGAGCTGGTGCAGGGGGCCTGGCAGCAGTCGCTTCACTACCTGCGCAGCAGCGAGCATCAGCTGGTGATCCTCGATGAGATCAACGTGGCTCTCAAGCTCGGCTACCTGTCGCTGGAGCAGGTGATCGCTGGGCTCGACACCCGACCGGAGCTCACCCATGTGGCCCTCACCGGTCGCGGCGCTCCCGCGGGGTTGATCGACCGCGCCGACCTGGTCACGGAGATGACCCTGGTCCGCCACCCCTTCCGGGAACAGGGGGTGAAAGCCCAGGCCGGTGTTGAGTACTGAATTACGTCTGCTCGAGATCAGCCAGCAGCAGGGTGGAGGCGGTGGTCAACACCGACAGACCACTGACCAGAAGTGCTCGATGCACGATCGGATCACGCCAACAGGAGGGATCCCGGCTGGCACGATCCAGCGCGGAGAGCGTGAGGCGGGCCATCACCCCGCTCCGTGGCTCCTGCGACTCCGGCATGAAGGCTCTGGCACTGCCCCATCCAAGCGAGGAATGGCACGCCGCACCAGCCCGTCTCCCGCAAGGGTTGCTGAAAGCCGTTGTGCTTGAAGCCTGTTGCTACTGTCATCAAGATCTGGATGCTGCATGGCTTACGCACGTGCCCTTCTCAAACTCAGCGGCGAAGCGCTGATGGGAGATCAGGGGTATGGAATTGACCCCGCCATCGTTCAATCCATCGCTGAAGACGTGGCTCGCGTGGTTGCCGGAGGCACCCAACTTGCGATTGTTGTGGGTGGCGGCAACATTTTTCGCGGCCTCAAGGGATCGGCGGCGGGGATGGACCGAGCCACCGCCGACTATGTGGGCATGCTGGCCACAGTGATGAATGCGATCACCCTCCAGGACGGCCTGGAGCGGGCGGGGGTGGAAACCCGGGTGCAGACCGCCATCGCCATGCAGGAAATGGCTGAGCCCTACATCCGCCGCAAGGCGATCCGCCATCTCGAAAAGGGACGGGTGGTGGTGTTCGGAGCGGGTTGCGGCAATCCCTTCTTCACCACCGACACCACCGCCGCTCTGCGCGCAGCCGAGATCAGTGCCGACGTGGTGTTCAAAGCCACGAAAGTGGATGGGGTCTATGACCGTGACCCCAACGTGCATGCCAACGCCGTGCGTTACGACCACCTCACCTTCCAGCAGGTGCTGAGCGGAGAGCTGGCGGTGATGGACAGCACCGCCATCGCCCTGTGCAAAGACAACAACATTCCGATTGTGGTTTTCAATCTGTTCGAGCCCGGCAACATCGGCAGAGCCGTGGCCGGCGAATCCATTGGTTCCCGCATCAGCAACTAAAACCTCAACACTCCAGCATCGTCGTCATGTCGCAGAACGATCTCGAAGCCAGCATGCATAAGTCGGTGGAATCCACCCAACGCATGTTCAACACGATCCGCACCGGTCGTGCCAATTCTTCGCTGCTCGACCGCATCAGTGTCGAGTACTACGGCGCCGACACCCCCCTGAAGTCGCTCGCCACCCTGTCGACGCCCGATTCACAAACGATTCAGATTCAGCCCTTCGACATCAGCGCCCTGGCAGCGATTGAAAAGGCGATTGCCATGAGTGAGCTGGGATTCACTCCCAACAACGACGGCAAAGTGATCCGCATCAACGTGCCTCCCCTCACCGAGGAGCGACGCAAGGAATTCTGCAAGTTGGCCTCGAAATATGCCGAAGAAGGCAAAGTGGCCCTGCGCAACATCCGCCGCGATGCCATCGACAAAGTGAAGAAGCAGGAGAAAGAGGGTGAGATCTCTGAAGACCAGAGCCGCGATGAACAAGACAAAGTTCAGAAACTGACGGATCGCTTCATCGCTGCCATCGAAACCCACCTCGCTGACAAAGAAGCCGACATCCTCAAAGTGTGAGATCCCTCGCATGAGCCAGTCGGTGGCCAGTCTTGACGCCGATGTTCTGATCCTCGGCGCCGGCGCCGCCGGTGGAGCCGCGGCCTTTCATCTCGCCGCTGCCGGCCATCGGGTGCTGGTGCTGGAGAGGGACGGAAACGAGCGGATCAAGCCCTGTGGCGGCGGCATGGCGGCCTCCGTGCAGCAGTGGTTCCCCTTTCCCCTCGCCCCGGCGGTGGAGGAGGTGATCCGTCGCGTTGACTTCAGTTGGTGCCTCAGTGATCCGGTGGTTGCCGAGCTACCCGGCAGCGCACCGTTCTGGATTGTGCGCCGGGAACGGCTGGATCAGCTGCTGCTGGAGGAGGCCATGGCGAAGGGGTGCCGGATCGAGCGCGGCTTTGGCGTCGATGACGTCCAGCGGGACGGTGAGCATTGGTGCGTGCGCTCCACAGACGGACGCACCGTGCGCGGCCGAGCGGTGGTGATCGCCAATGGCTCCAACTCCCCCTGGCCAGCGCGGTTCGGGCTCGGGCCCTCAAGCCTGCACCTGGCCAGCACCACCTCGGTGCGCCTCCAGGGGCGGGGATCCCTGCAACCCGGAGCGGCCCGATTTGAATTCGGCCTGGTGCATCACGGCTTCGCCTGGGCCTTTCCCATCGCCGATGGCGTCAATGTGGGGGTTGGAACCTTCATCGGGCGCCAGGCAGACAGCAGCGACACGATCCTGCAGCAGCTCCTGCCCGACCTGGGATTTCCCTCCGACGCTGGCCTGCGCCAGACCGCTTCCCTGCGGGTCTGGAACGGCCATGAGCGTCTCGATGGCGATGGAATCCTGGCCGTGGGGGATTCAGCCTCCCTCTGCGATCCCTTTCTCGCTGAAGGGCTGCGGCCTGCGCTGATGAGCGGCTGCGAAGCGGCCACCCACCTGAACCGCTGGTTGCGGGGAGAGTGCAGCGATCTGCGCGGCTACAGCATCGGCATGCGGCAACGCTGGGGTGACTCGATGGCCTGGGGACGACGCATCGCCCAGGTGTTCTATCGCTTTCCGAAGGTGGGGTATCAGCTCGGAGTCAAACGGCCCACAGCACCCCAACGGATCGCTCAGATCCTCTCCGGTGAGATGGGATACGGAGACATCGCCCAGCGGGTAATCCGACGCCTGTTGTTGCAACGGCGTTAAGCCGGGTCGATGTCGACCTGAAGGCTGAGCTGACGCATCGACGCATCGGCGACGTCAGTCCGGCGCCGACGGCGGCTGCCCTGGCCTCCCGTCGGCGCGAGCCCAGCCCGGCGGGAGCCATGGCGTTCCTGGATCGCATCGGCGATGCGATCAAAACCGGCGGCGCGACGGATTGCCCAGATCCTGTCCCGAGCCTCCCTGGCCGCCTGAGCAGGATCCACGATCGGGGCGGGATGATCACCGCCGCCCCGCCAGGGTTCATGCAGCCATACATCGGGCCGATCGGCGAGTTCCGGACACCAGCGTCGGATGAACACACCCTTGGGATCGTGGTCGAGGCCCTGCTTGATCGGGTTGTAGATGCGGATCGTGTTGATCGATGTGCTGCCGGACTGCATCTGACACTGACTCCAGTGGATCCCCGGCTCGTAATCCACAAACAACCGGGCCAGATGGAGGCCGGTTTCCCTCCAGGGGAGCCAGAGGTGATACGACGCCACTGACATGAGCATCGCCCGCATTCGGAAATTGATCCAGCCATGGGCGATCAGGGCGCGCATGCAGGCATCCACAAACGGCAACCCCGTGCGCCCCTCTGCCCATGCCTGATAACGCTCCGCATCCCAGGCACGGATGTCGCGCATGAAGGGATGGAAATCGCGATGCTCGATCGCCGGCTCACTCTCC is a genomic window containing:
- the pyrH gene encoding UMP kinase, whose product is MAYARALLKLSGEALMGDQGYGIDPAIVQSIAEDVARVVAGGTQLAIVVGGGNIFRGLKGSAAGMDRATADYVGMLATVMNAITLQDGLERAGVETRVQTAIAMQEMAEPYIRRKAIRHLEKGRVVVFGAGCGNPFFTTDTTAALRAAEISADVVFKATKVDGVYDRDPNVHANAVRYDHLTFQQVLSGELAVMDSTAIALCKDNNIPIVVFNLFEPGNIGRAVAGESIGSRISN
- the frr gene encoding ribosome recycling factor gives rise to the protein MSQNDLEASMHKSVESTQRMFNTIRTGRANSSLLDRISVEYYGADTPLKSLATLSTPDSQTIQIQPFDISALAAIEKAIAMSELGFTPNNDGKVIRINVPPLTEERRKEFCKLASKYAEEGKVALRNIRRDAIDKVKKQEKEGEISEDQSRDEQDKVQKLTDRFIAAIETHLADKEADILKV
- a CDS encoding NAD(P)/FAD-dependent oxidoreductase, producing MSQSVASLDADVLILGAGAAGGAAAFHLAAAGHRVLVLERDGNERIKPCGGGMAASVQQWFPFPLAPAVEEVIRRVDFSWCLSDPVVAELPGSAPFWIVRRERLDQLLLEEAMAKGCRIERGFGVDDVQRDGEHWCVRSTDGRTVRGRAVVIANGSNSPWPARFGLGPSSLHLASTTSVRLQGRGSLQPGAARFEFGLVHHGFAWAFPIADGVNVGVGTFIGRQADSSDTILQQLLPDLGFPSDAGLRQTASLRVWNGHERLDGDGILAVGDSASLCDPFLAEGLRPALMSGCEAATHLNRWLRGECSDLRGYSIGMRQRWGDSMAWGRRIAQVFYRFPKVGYQLGVKRPTAPQRIAQILSGEMGYGDIAQRVIRRLLLQRR